A segment of the Lolium perenne isolate Kyuss_39 chromosome 3, Kyuss_2.0, whole genome shotgun sequence genome:
TAGATCAACACAaaaagaggaagaagccagcagGTTCATAATTCATGCAACCAATATATATTGCAGCTCACCACTCACTGAACAGGTTGGATGAAAGGTGAAGCGTTGACGGCATAACCTTCTAGAGCTGGAAAGAAGGTATGTTGCACAAGACTCTGCTTGAGCTGACAACCAGACATAGAGAGCGATCGGCAACCCCGATAGAAACTGTTAACCATTCTGCCATTACTATCGACATGAAGCAGCCACCGAGGAAACTGGACCAGCAAGAGCACACCACCATCCACCAAAACAACATCCAGATCCCATTGCCAATAGTCACCACAGTCTTCAAACTCCCTCCTGATTTTGGCAACTGGCAATTTGATTTGGTACTTCAAGTCCCAAACCTCGCTTTCGTAGTGCTGCAACACCCGTATATCAATAGATTCAGTGGAACGGTTAAGGGTAAAGATGCCGAGTGTGCCATCCATGTCAAAGACATATGAGTTGCCGCGAACAATTGGCTCACGCATCTGCCGGAACGACTCGGATATGGTGTCGAATACTACCAGTTTGCTTTCATACCGCAATGCCTTTCTTTCAGTCGGACAATACACCGGGTACCAATGCAGGCTATCACGCACCCGGACAGGTAAGCTGAAGTTTCGAGACGCCATCTCCGGCGACCCGATGAACCTCGGTGGCTGGTCAGAGCCCAACGAGAAGACATAACAGCCAATTTGGTCTTTATGTACCAGATCTGCTGCCTGTGCCTGGCACCTCTTCCGCTGCAGTAATAGACGGTGCTCGCCAGTAGGGCCGTGTACGTACATCCCCATGAAATCGAAGTCGCAGTGTAGCCCGAGGAGAGCATGCTCACGCGTGGCTGGGTTGCAGATAGAGAGGCGGGAGCCAGAGCCAATCATGGACAGCTTGGAGAGAACGAGCAGGCCGTCGCAGGCGGCCACCGGTCGGAAGGCGTCGTCGAGCCGGGCGACGGCGTGGAGCTGGTCGTCCTCGGTGGCGGCCCGGTGGTCGAAGGCGAGGATGTTGTGGTAGTGGACGCCGAGGATCCACGCgtcgtcgccggagaagatgggGAGGCTGGGCTGGCGGGCGTGGTGGGCCAGGAGGAAGTCGCGGGCGGAGGTGGCGGCGCGCCAGGCGCGGCGGACGGCGCGGCAGCGGAGGAGGTATTTGGGGGGCAGGCGGATGATGATCTCCCAGAGGACGATATCATCGGGGAGGCCGCGGAGGAGAGACGCCGCTTCTGCTGTTACCCCCTCCGCCATGGTCGCCGGCTGGCAGCTCGTCCTGGTTCTCGATCCGTCCCAGGAATGCCGGAGTtgtgctggcggcggcggcggaggccggAGGCCGGAGGGTAGTTTGGTTCGTTTGCTGCGCCGGAATGGAACGGAATGGTGGCTCTCAAATGGGTTGGGCTTGGCCCACGAGAAACCACACTTTTTTTACATGCATAGGCGATCAGTGTCATAACTTAAATAATTTTGCTGCTGAAGAAAATATAACAACCATTTTCTTTTGGCAAAATAATACAACCGCTTGGAAGGAGGTAAACATATTCATGTATGACTTTCGGTATATTTTTAGAACATCTAGCTCACATTTTCTCTTTCAAATAGAGACCAAACCTTGAATTAGCAAATACTTTCAGTCCATAAATAAGTGTGCTTTTAAATTTTGTTCCAAGTCAATTCTTTCAAAATTTGACTAACTTTATAGGAAAACATAATATCATTATCACAATAAATTTTAAAGATGTAGTTCCATAATATACCGCTTTGATGTCATATATGATGTTACTCTTTctataaatttagtcaaaattttaaaAGTTTGACTTATGACCAAAGCTAGAAGTACACTTATTTGTAGATGGCATTGCAAACTAGCCGAAAGAAATAAGTTCAGATCGAGCAACAACGCCAGAGCAACGTCCAGCCTATGCTTGAAAGAGAAAAGAGTTACGACATGTAACCAACGTCTCCAAATCAAGTAGCAAACCAGCTAGGTGGCTCCCCATGGCTCCAGTGTTACTGGTGCCGAACCGGGTAGAGGAGGGAAAGAAGAAAGCCGACGTGTCGGGCTAGGTGGAGGAAAGGAGAAAGCCGACAATGGTAGGGGTGCAGGAAAGCCGGACCGATGGGCGTTGGACAGACATCTTCCAAGCTATGATGGATTATATTGTTGTATTGTATTTTCCTTTAATTTTTTGCAtgttttttcaattttttgaGATATTGTTGCCACAATGGCCGATTTCAGCTTTTAATGGGGTGAAGGCGTGGACCATTTTAAGTTTTTCCCTTATGCTTTTTTTATGGTTGGAAATTGAACACCCAAAGTTTCATTCGTGGATCCATCCCTGTAGCCATGTACGCTAGTTAGGATTTTCGTTAGAATCAGAGAGTAAGAAACAACAAAAGATATGGACCAAGCAGCTGAGATTTTTATAAGAGTTGTCGTGTATTTCACTAACAAAACAAAATGAACACAAAATGCCTGTTCAAGAGTTCAGAGGTCAGACTATGAACTTATTTATCTATGTAAAGAACTAAAAACATATGAGCATTCTTTTGAAATGCATAGTCATCCAATTTTAATATGCCTGAAACCTTTTATCTTGCaacacttgcacattctttcagattcatgaatatttaatTAAGAGTGAATTCCGGTTTTACCACCAAGTTTTACTCCTTTGAAGCTAAttacatgttggagatatgcccaagaggcaatgataaaatagttattatttatatctttgtgtttatgataaatatttacatcccatgctataattgtattaaccggaaatattaatacttgtgtgttttgtaaacataaagtagtccctagtaagcctcttgttgaactagcttgttgattaatagatgatcatagtttcatgatcatgaacattgaatgttattaataataaggtcatatcattaggtgaatgatgcgaTGGACATACACTcataataagcgtagcatatgatcaagtcattaagttcgttgtGCTTTAAGCTTTaacatacatagtaacctaaatccttcgaccatgagatcatgttaatcacctacaccggatgaatgctttgatgacatcaaacactacttcgtaaatggaTAGTTATAAAAGTGGCATTAAGTATTCGAGAAGTATAGGTTGAAGcacgtggatcaatagtgggatttgtccatccaaatgatggatagatgtattctaggccctctcggtggaataccattcaattagcttgcaagcatgtgactagatcacaagggatgtcatatcacggtacgagtaaagagtacttatcggagacgaggttgaactaggtatatagATACTGACAATCAAAACCtcagataagtaaagtatcgcgcgacaaaggggatcgttattttatgtgaatggttctttcgatcacagagttatcgttgaatatgtgggaactataatggatctctaggtcccgctattagttattgattgaAGAAGTGTCTCAAACTCTCaatcatgtccacatagttcgcgaaccgtagggtgacaaacttaaggttcgatgtcgttttaagtagatatagaatacggaatggagttcgaatattgtttggagtctcggatgggatccaggacatcacgaggagttccggaatggtctggagaataagattcatatataggaagtcatattccaagtttggaaatgatctggtgcatttatggaaggtactagaaggttctagaaacatccggaataaatcactatggaaggtggagtcccggatgaacTTCACCAATCCTAGCCggccaaccaagagggaaggtggagtccatggtggactccaccaccttggccaGCCAAAGGAcaaggaaagggagcaatcccacttgACCTAGGTTTCCCGTTATggtaagttttggagttggactccaaagtggttttgggcaaaccctagggatttcACCTATATGAGGCCTTGTTTACTTGTCTGGTATTTTTGGGTTTGGGAGGGTAAAATACCGGCCCACGATCGAATCCCGAAAGTTACCCGATGGGCCGTTTACTTCTCTGGTTTTTGTGTGTAACATCCCGGCCCATCCCGGATCATCCCGACCCGATAAGCTTCGACCTCCGGTTTTCTCACCCACGAGGTTGACCCCGTGTATTTGGTTGTGAAAAGGGGAGACGAGAGACGGAGGCGACGGAGGCGGGGAAAGGCGATGGCGGCGTGGACTGAACGAGCGAACCACAACGGCGACGACGAGATCCTGCTCCGGCGATTGGTCCCCTGTAAGTCCTAGCGCCTCCTCCCCTTTTCCCTGCTCCGTAGCTAGGGTTTCTTGGTGTCGCCGTCGTCCGCGACGGAGCTCTGGgagctcgccgtcgcctccctcGAGATGGTAACCTCCGCCACTGGTGAGTCTGTGCCAGATCTCGTCCGTACGCGCAGACATGACGGCATCAGCGACTATGCAGTTTACATGCGTCGTTGTGAGTGTGCAGTTCGTTTCTTCCAAGAGGGGCGGAGAAGCTAGTGTATACTGGATGCCAGTAGTTGCAGGGCCGGCCGATGTACAATGGATCATTGTGGTGATTTCCAGTGAGAACTAGTAGTACATCTTATTCGCTGAAACCAATCAAAGAACAGTAAAGCCAGTAGTTGCAGGGGCGGATAAGCTAGTGTACCTGTACATGTTTTAGCTAATCAACTTGTAGTTTGAACTTTGTAGAGACATGTATAAGCGTCGATGTTGTTATTGGAAGTTATTATAGATTTCAATGTATGGCCAAGAGCTTTTGCATCTCCTGTAGAGTTAAATTTAATGGATACCTGAAATTTACTAGGTATGGCACAAAAACTGTAGAGTTAAATTGGTCTGGATTGCCAAATGGTATTCCAAATAGGATGTTAGCTCCTGCTGCTACTTATTTGACAGTAATTTGATGCCTGCATACTTGAGTTCAAAATATGTAGAGAGACCAATTTATTCAAGATGAATTCAGATTTTGCAGTAGGTTGGTCTCATACATCAAATTTAATGTATTTTTTTGGTAGATACCTGCACCTTGGCCTATTCTTGGATTGGATCAACCACCTCCATCTTGGGAACTTGTGAGAACTCCTGTTTTTTGTATGAATCATATTTACTACCTATACTTGATTTCAAACCATGCAATCTAGCTCTTGTATTCTTATTGTCCGCCTTTAATTGCTATTATTTTAGTGCTGCAATGAATACACAAAGACTAGAGCTTATTAGGAAGAGGAgagaggaagacgaggaggaaTTCATGTTCTTACTTTTACCAATACTGCACTATCACAAAAGGAGAAGAGGGCAAGTAGAGAGAACGCAGCGGCATAGCTCCGTCTTGTATGGCATGCAACGTGTTCAAGCACTACAACAGGAACCCCCCTTCTGCAACGGATCAATGCGTTGCCAAATGTCCATATACACGTTGCTAATGCAAATACCAACGGATTTTGTATGCGTTCCCGTTGGTGGCGTTGCAAGGTTCTACAGCAATGCATATACATGCGTTGGGAAACGACACGAAAAGCGTTGTAATGTAGCAACACATTTATACTCAGCCTAACAACGGTTTTTATGCGTTGTCTGTTATACTGCTCAAATGGATTTATCGTGCACAATTAATGGTATTTTATATATTATTGCCAACAACAATTACCATGGAAATGCCAACATCAAAGAGTGGGCACACTATTCTAAATAAGATCTCTTATATTGAATCAACATAGTTATATTACAAGAACACCACCCAAATAATACATGAAATTGTTCTAAACATTGCACATGGCAATGACATTCTGAAACTATATATCTACTGTAGCACCGATCTCGACCTTGCAATTGACATCTTAGGCTTGCATCAACCATTATCTTGGCAATCTACAACAATATGAATCGAGGTAAGTAGCATACAATTACCGTGAAAGAATGTTGGCTTAATAATATATAAAATTTGAAGAATTATCAACCTTAAATTACATTCAGCGCAAAAAAAGCACCATGGCATGAATAAAGTagaaatcagaaaaaaaaaataCTTACATAAAGGATGATTGCCTTTAACCTATAATTATACTTTATCTTAGAAGTCAATGGAGTGAGGCCAATAAATATCTCTGGATATCCAAGAACTCGCCTCTACATGGTACTAACATTAGCATATAATATAATCTATGATTTACCTTTGTCCGCCCACACTTGGTTGTTCCCCTATTTTCACCTGATCATGATCTAGAAACAAGCAATGAACACATCAATATTAGCAATTACCTCGGGCATTGCACTAGCGTCATCCTGGTTATGTTCAAGCATCATCATCACTTCATCTAAAGGTCGAAGATGAGGTAATTTGGCCTCTTTATAAATGCATAATCTTCTCATGTTCTGTGCTCCTCACATATTCATCATTGCATTGAACAGCATTTTACTAAGATCTGCATGCACAAACCTGTTTATGACTGGAaattagtgagatttaattgcagAGCTATCTGGGGATTCAAGTGATTAGAGTTGGAACTATCTAGGGATCGCTAGATATAGAGCGTATCAGCTGAACCAATTAAAGTCTATTAACCTAGCCCCGCACAAGAAAATTCATTTTGTGATGCGTGAAATAAAAAAACAGAGTCTTCTTCATACCTCTTGCCTTTGGATGTATTCTGAAGGCAAACAAATAATTCAGTATACTTCAAATATGAAAACCCTGAAACATATAAAGGATAATCAACAGAAGTAGTAAATATGAATATTATAATGTGTACACAATTACTTCAGATACGTACATCCCTAATGTATCCAAGTTCCTTGTTGCTTGCTTCAAGCCTTCGATTACCCAATATTCAGAAAGAGATAACTGAGCGGAAAAGATAATACTACTTCAGATTGGTTAAATATTATAGAAACCCGTGGACTTTTCATAACCAACGTACATTAGGTAAGAAACCTCAGAATGCAGAGACAGCTCAAAGCATAGAACGACAGAGGTTAGATGCTTTCGTATATATGAAGCCTCGGAGCAAACACCTGACAAAGTCATTGCGGTACTGCGGTAGTACTGGAGAATAGGAAATTGAATTACAATTGCTGAGGAGTATGATTAAAGAATCTAGGAGAGAGACGAATCGATAACACATCGCTGAATATTAGATCGATCTGAATGAGGTAACCGAAAGAAAATTCATTGAAAATTTATGTAATCAGACAGAAAGCATTGTGGCACACCATCCCGAGTGCAGTGGCAGCGCCGCCGACGTTCCCCAGGAATTGTCGCTGCCGCCGCCATATATCAAGAAAATATTGTGTTGCTCCAGTTCTCGCGAGTAAGAGATGCCGCCCGCGCAGTAATTAACATCTGGCTGCTTCAGAACTGACGTTCCGATGGTTCGGCACCAGAACCCCTCCGTGCGCGTTCCGCTCGCGTCTTCCGCCCATGAATCTGCAGGCCACTTGCTGAGGAATCGTACCCCGGCGCGGCGGCGTGCAGGCCACTCGCGGAGACGCCCGAGATGAGCAGCAACATAGGGAGCGACCGGAAGCGCCTCTGGATATCGCCGTCTGACGCGGCGGGTAGCAGATAGCCACAAGTAGTCGGGGAACAGCCGCCGCCGTTCGGCGAACTCACCGCTCGTCATCGCCCTCCCCCTACCATCGTCAGCGGAGACGATGATGCCGACAACTGCAGTCGCACCCCCGGTTTAGACGAGATTGACGCCATGGCTGCACAACATGGTGCGCGGTGGATCGATGTGAAAgaatgagttgggaaatcacTAAGAACTGCAATAGCTAACCCTATGCATAAGAACGGGAATTTGTTAGGAAGtggaagatggcaaaggcgtggGAGACGTGGTCAAGATAACGATGCAGTTACTTGAAACGTGCGGGGGGTATTGGGCTTAAACGAGAGCAAGCCGTACGTCTCGTATTTTCCGTTGGGAAAGAACAGACCCTACAACGCATGTACATTCCGTTGCAAAATATACGTGGCTGTATGTAGGGTCCTGTTGTAGTGAAGGAATCCTTGACGGACATGTTAAGAATTGCCGGGTAGCCTATAGGATGGAGCCACACATTTTCAGATCCTTAGCATCCTATCTTAGAAGAGAAAAATTATTGAAGGACAAAAGGATTAAggttgaagaaaaacttgctatttTCCTCTACATGTTGTCACACAATGCCTCTTTCGAAGACCTACAATTGGAGTTCCAACACAGCAACCGTACCTTCCACAAGTGCATAAGAGATAGGGGTGGGCATTCGGTCATGACCGAAAATTCGGTTTTTGTATTTCGGTCTATTTCAAATTCGGTCAGAAAAAAATGAAGACCGAAATATACTCGTTACTTTTACTACCCGACAAATTCGGGTACCCTGTAATTCGGGTTCAggttcggtcatgaccgaatAGTGTGGCTGACGTTGTCAACGCAAAACTTAGACATTATTTAGTAAAAGGTTGGCAACATTTTAGATGTATTTTGGATGTTTTTTCATTACATATATTATTATCAATTGGCACGAATAAATATTCAACAATCTAAATAAAAATGTAACAACGCTGGAGAAGTTTATGAACATTCAAGAATATCACATCTCACGCATATCAAAAAATCTAAAGATTGGGACAGTCTTACGTAAAATTCGGTCAGTTCGGTCTATTCGGTTACTCAGAACAAAATGACCGAATTGACCAAACTTAATTCGGTCTATAAAATTTTCTACCCGATATTTTATCGGTCATTTCGGTCTCGGTCTTTTCGGGTTCGGTCTCGGTCTTTTCGGTTTCGGTCTTCGGTCATCGGTTTTTTTGCCCACCGTGAATAAGAGAGTTCTTCAACATCATCCCTGTCCTAAGTAGGCGATTTCTGAAGCCTCCCATTATTGACCATCCTCATCCAAGAATAGCTAATGATGACCGTTTCTTCCCCTACTTCGAGGTTTTTGTTTTGAAACCCCAACCTTCTTCCTTACCTTAATCCACATATTTTCTTATATCACCATTTCTTTCTTACTTTGCAGAATTGCATAGGGGCAATTGATGGAACACACGTGCCTATTTCCATATCACCGCACCTTGCTGCACCATTCAGAAATAGAAAGGGAACCCTCAGCCACAACATAATGATAGTTAGTGACTTCGACCTTAACGTCACATACATCTCTTGTGGTTGGGAGGGTTCGGCCACAGATGCTCGAGTCCTTCGCTCTGCAAAGGCCACTGGTTTTACAGTACCTCCTGGGAAGTTTTACCTAGTTGATGGAGGATACGCAAACACGGAAAAATTCCTCGCCCCATACCGTGGCGTGCGGTATCACTTGAAGGAATGGGGCCATGGACACCATCGCCCACAAAACTACCAAGAGTTATTTAATCACCGTCACGCTCTGATGCAAAACAGTGTGGAAAGGAACATAGGAATACTAAAGAAGAGGTTTCCTATCCTACATGTTGCCACGTTCCACAAACTGAACAACCAAGTGAAGATCCCTGCGGCTACTGCAATCTTCCACAACATAATCAGAAGTCAACATGGTGACGAAGAGTGGCTtgaccatgaagatgaagaccttaTTCCTGTTGCTAACCATGTTGATTTTCCCAATGGGGATGATAACCACCAAGGACACAACCTTGCAGGCAATAACTTGAGAGATCAAATAGCAATACAGATGTGGAATGATTTCCAACATGATTAGCTcgtgtatcatgtagtagtaattTGTTAATGTAATAATGGAATCAATGTACTATGTTTTGTCTGAGAATAAGTTCTTATGTTTGCCAATATGTTTGTAATGGACTCAGTGTATTATGGTTCCTGTCTTATGTTTGACATTATTCATGTCCACTAGTAATTCTTATTCCTGTTTTATGTTTGCCTTTTTAGTCTAACGGTATTATTCTTATGACAACAGATATGAAGCCGACTTTGCATCCAGTGGGCACACCCAAGTTCAACTTGAAAAAAGGTGCTCTTGGTGTGAGAAAAACTCCACCGAccaataagaaaaggaaatctccaAGAGGTACTATTTGTGTATGGCTATACTGTGATATAGAGCAGCAAATTCTTTGATGAATCATGTCAAGTTTTTACTAACACCTTACTAATTTTGTTCAGCAACGAAAGCAAGAGCCCAATGGAATTTGGGGCTTGAGAAATCTCTGATCGATATACTTCATGAGCATAATAATGACTATTAAAGAGCACAAAATGGATGGAGTGGGGACACTTGGAATCGAATGACGCAAATATTCCAGGAATGTAATCCGCACGTGAACTTCGTCAAATCCCAGCTACAAGATAAAGAAAAAGAACTCAAGAGAGAATACAAGATGCTCAAGGAAGCTCGGATGCAAAGTGGCGCTGGTTGGGATGAGAAGACCTGCATGATAGTTGCTGAGAAGGCTTTGTGGGATAACCTAGAAATCGTAAGCTTCCGTTTCTCCATTCTTATACTTGGTCACAAGCTTCATAATAAGCTTAGACTCATTGTTTCCTCTCACCATTGTTTTGTAGTCCTTTCCAAGAATTGGGAAATTCAAGAGAAATGGCTTTCCTATGTATGATTCTCTTGGAGATCTATATGATGGTTAGTGCACTGATGTTAACTTGTGTAATTGCTATCATATTCCTGTAATGCTCGGAGATCTGTATTATGGTTACTATACTGATGTTAACTTGTATACATAGGCCAAATAGCTGAGGGGAATCACAATTTCACTTCAAGCTCTAAGGCATCTCAACTTGATGAAGAGTTAGAAGATGAGAGAGTGCAAGAAGCTGGGTCTGAATTTGATGAGGACCTGCAAATTCTGGATGAAGACCCTACTGAAAAGAAAGATGAGGGAACGGGAAGTTCAGCCAGCCGAGGTAATTCCCTTCAGTCAAGACTAAATATATATAACAAATTGTATCAAGTGTATATTAATATTTGCAATTGCTGAATCTAGTGAATGTTGGTGAAAGAATGGACAAGAAGGCAACTGGTGTACCAAAGAAAATTCCTCCAAAGGAATTAAAGAAGCCTATCAAGAGCGATGAAATGGTGCAAGTAGTAGACATGTATGTGAAGATGAAAGAAAAACAAGCACAGGATGAGAAGGCAGAGTCAAGCATTTTCTCCATTGCCAAGTGCATTGCTGCTGTCAACAAAATTCAGGACTTCACACGTCAAGAAAGAGTGAAGGCTTCAAAAGTCTTCAAAAATCTTGAAAACCGTGAAACCTTCATCACTTGGGTCGCTGAAGACGAGGAGTCGGCTATCATGTGGCTTAGCAAGAGTTGAATTGAGGTATGTTTAAGTTATCATGCCTAGCTCTGTTTCAGTTTTGCCTTTAGTTGCTCATGTAGTATGTCAGTAGAGTTTGTTGGTGCAAGGAATTGTAAGCAGTATCTGGATTCCACTGCATGGAACTCATGAGTGGGATAATGCACTGTACTGTGGCACATTTTTAGTTTGGTTCCACTTCATAACTTCAGAGTATTCCGATGTTCTATGAATCAGATGTGTTTGGactactttggtttttcaatcaGTTTGTTACTTTAAAGTCCGCCTCACCTTATATTTTTTACATCCTTGCCACTGTCTAGGAAGGATGTTTAAACCTGACCTAACCTGATCACTAGAATATTGGCATACATAAAAGGGGTTGCCTGGAGCTCATGTGGTCTGATCGATGTGACCCGAAACTTGTACACCTATATAATCATTAAACATTCTCTAGGGAACAAAACTGATTTGGAAGTATACCTAAGATGTTATATTCTGCGGTAGTGCACCTAGTTGCTGCAAGCTGCAGTTCATTTtatcttgttgcttgcactttatgttcCGGGCAAAACATATTTACTGCTTGTAGCCAGTAGCCTATGTATGCAGAGATATGATTACTGAAACCCGATTCTTTGTCGTGCCAAGTCCATGGAATGGATTTTAGGCAGATGCTTATTGTTTTTCTGATGAGATGGTGGTGTCCTTTGTACTGCTAGGCTGACGGAGGATTACCAAATAATTCTGAATAATGTGATTTACAATTTTTTCCCTACTGTTAAGTTGTCCTATAGTATCATGTAGATTCGTTCATGACTACAAGGATTGCGTAGGTTGACTGTTGTAGTCTAGGTCTCTCTTCTTGTCTGGCCTTGAGCATTTTTGCATCTTATTTGACCACGGTAGACCATTTTGGCTATGATGTGCAATATCATTTGAATGGTTTTGGACCGGTGAATAGCATGAGCTCGACATGAATCTGTTTGTTTAATTGCTTGACATCTGTTTGTAGTTCTATTGGAAAAACTATCAAATCTTGTGAATAAATAGCTTTCTAAAATGGAATTGTGCAAGCAAACAGCCATTTGCATGAATAGTATTCTTATGTATATTGCTAGAATTTTTTTGTTGTACTAGATTCTGAACAGGTGTATCTTCTAGACTTCTAGTTCCGTCTATTCCATACTAGTCCTGTTCACTTCATTAGCTTACGCAACATGCATGATACTCTATTCCATACTAGTCCTGTTCATTTCATTAGCTTACGCAACATGCATGATACTGTGATCTGCAAAGCATGTTCGGTTCACAACTATTTTCACTCCATATCTGCAAAGCATGTTCGGTTCACAACTATTTTCACTCCATATCTGCAATGCATGTTCGGTTCACTACTATTTTCACTCCATATCTGCAATGCGCATGTTCGGTTCACAACTATTTTCACTCCATATCTGCAGTGCATGTTGGGCAGTATGTCTTCACTTTTATTGATTAATTGTCAGTATGATCATCATGTGATAAGACTTTAATTCCCCTTTTGTTCAGCATTCAGCTGTTGTGAAGTTGAA
Coding sequences within it:
- the LOC127341829 gene encoding uncharacterized protein; translation: MAEGVTAEAASLLRGLPDDIVLWEIIIRLPPKYLLRCRAVRRAWRAATSARDFLLAHHARQPSLPIFSGDDAWILGVHYHNILAFDHRAATEDDQLHAVARLDDAFRPVAACDGLLVLSKLSMIGSGSRLSICNPATREHALLGLHCDFDFMGMYVHGPTGEHRLLLQRKRCQAQAADLVHKDQIGCYVFSLGSDQPPRFIGSPEMASRNFSLPVRVRDSLHWYPVYCPTERKALRYESKLVVFDTISESFRQMREPIVRGNSYVFDMDGTLGIFTLNRSTESIDIRVLQHYESEVWDLKYQIKLPVAKIRREFEDCGDYWQWDLDVVLVDGGVLLLVQFPRWLLHVDSNGRMVNSFYRGCRSLSMSGCQLKQSLVQHTFFPALEGYAVNASPFIQPVQ
- the LOC139838681 gene encoding uncharacterized protein, which codes for MAAQHEFFNIIPVLSRRFLKPPIIDHPHPRIANDDRFFPYFENCIGAIDGTHVPISISPHLAAPFRNRKGTLSHNIMIVSDFDLNVTYISCGWEGSATDARVLRSAKATGFTVPPGKFYLVDGGYANTEKFLAPYRGVRYHLKEWGHGHHRPQNYQELFNHRHALMQNSVERNIGILKKRFPILHVATFHKLNNQVKIPAATAIFHNIIRSQHGDEEWLDHEDEDLIPVANHVDFPNGDDNHQGHNLAGNNLRDQIAIQMWNDFQHD